In Drosophila nasuta strain 15112-1781.00 chromosome 2R, ASM2355853v1, whole genome shotgun sequence, a single genomic region encodes these proteins:
- the LOC132783998 gene encoding uncharacterized protein LOC132783998: MLFAFASRLTSTLLGSLLAADLAAPTGLPCGDNEQLTCVGCYEPTCSVPYYPDDECHYFDICKLGCGCKYGYVRHDQSFKCVSAVHCEFISSHKRYHENRN, translated from the exons atgttgtttgcatttgcatcACGTCTAACTTCAACACTGCTCGGCAGCTTGTTGGCAGCTGACCTAGCAGCTCCCACTGGACTAC CCTGTGGCGATAATGAGCAGCTCACCTGTGTTGGCTGCTACGAGCCAACCTGCTCTGTGCCCTATTACCCTGATGATGAATGTCATTACTTTGACATTTGCAAGTTAGGTTGCGGTTGCAAGTACGGCTATGTTCGTCACGATCAATCCTTTAAGTGTGTATCTGCTGTCCATTGCGAATTCATTAGCAGCCATAAACGATATCATGAAAATCGCAATTAG
- the LOC132786520 gene encoding myosin-11, with translation MSFSKAKLKRFNDVDVVCGSPAGSVPNSNSSAGSAGSATPTAASAATVPPPERKEQIEKFFKDAVRFASSSKEAKEFAIPKEDKKCKGLRLFRTPSLPQRLRFRPASSHTAETAGTSSGASTAASTPLHSAATTPVKEAKSANRLKGKEALQQEIRNKNELIESYLSQLDVVRRHVDQLKETELKMREEHEQTTAKMDQLLQALNAENLGHKERNEQLTVEQTQLLERYANLEQQLQLQREQHELQVEQLLAENEAYKLANEQLQQVCEQQQTAQDQLKEQLSGLQAEVAQARDNCSSEQQKTTQHMELIEDLQSKNATLLSDVLLLKQQIEQDALAYGQEAKVSQSEMECLRVERNTLKNDLANKCTLIRSLQDELLDKSCEIDAHCDTIRQLCQEKAKHAEQQQAVAKVQQQVENDLESAVEREKCYWRAELDKRQKLAENELIKIELEKQDVMVLLETTNDMLRQRDEKLQKCEEQLRNGIEYYIQLSDTLQQQLVQLKQDMAKTITEKYNYQLTLNNTRSTVNILMERLKKSDADVEQYKAELESVQLAKGALEQSYLTLQADAEKLRQQLNESQKALEALRSSSQTLQSEDRIDGDAQLAHYCDMYSDLKRKDETRELYMADMKKALDEFATVLQFAQLELDNKEQLLLKVREECEQLKLENIALKSKQQPTVAMLTPSKANKPNTTDLEKIEDLLIDSELRAECDKITSWLLNSSEKCVRQDNNSELNEILNCKSPKTRTPRTPHSPRTPRTPKSATSTPKKSLLFASGKENMPSPPQKQVLKTRNM, from the exons ATGTCGTTCTCCAAAGCTAAATTGAAGCGTTTCAACGATGTGGATGTCGTGTGCGGCTCACCAGCTGGTTCCGTGCCCAACTCGAACAGCTCGGCAGGGTCCGCAGgcagtgccacgcccacagcaGCTAGTGCGGCCACAGTGCCGCCACCAGAGCGAAAAGAGCAGATTGAGAAGTTCTTTAAGGATGCCGTGCGTTTCGCCTCCAGCTCGAAGGAGGCCAAAGAGTTTGCCATACCCAAGGAGGATAAGAAATGCAAGGGTTTGCGTCTCTTCCGCACTCCGTCGTTGCCACAGCGCTTACGTTTCCGTCCAGCGTCTAGCCACACAGCTGAGACCGCTGGCACTTCGAGTGGCGCCTCGACAGCCGCCTCAACACCGTTGCACTCGGCAGCAACTACTCCGGTGAAGGAGGCAAAGTCAGCGAACCGCTTGAAGGGCAAAGAGGCACTGCAGCAGGAGATACGCAACAAGAATGAGCTCATCGAGAGCTATCTCAGCCAACTGGATGTGGTGCGTCGTCATGTTGATCAGCTGAAAGAGACGGAGCTGAAAATGCGCGAAGAACACGAGCAGACCACGGCCAAAATGGATCAGCTGCTGCAGGCACTTAATGCCGAGAATCTGGGCCACAAGGAACGCAACGAGCAGCTGACAGTGGAGCAGACACAACTCCTTGAGCGCTACGCCAATCTcgagcagcagttgcaactgcaacgcgAACAACATGAGCTGCAAGTGGAGCAGCTTCTGGCTGAGAACGAGGCTTACAAACTGGCCAatgagcaactgcagcaagtctgcgagcagcagcaaacagctcAAGATCAGTTGAAGGAGCAGCTCAGTGGTCTCCAGGCAGAGGTAGCTCAGGCACGTGACAACTGCAGCTCGGAACAGCAAAAGACCACACAACACATGGAGCTCATCGAGGATCTGCAGTCGAAGAATGCGACGCTGTTGTCCGATGTGCTTCTGCTGAAGCAGCAGATTGAGCAAGATGCTCTTGCCTATGGCCAGGAAGCGAAGGTCAGCCAGTCGGAGATGGAGTGTCTACGTGTGGAGCGCAATACACTGAAGAACGATCTGGCCAACAAGTGCACGCTGATCCGCTCTCTGCAGGATGAGCTGCTCGACAAGAGCTGCGAGATCGATGCCCACTGCGACACCATTCGCCAGCTGTGCCAGGAGAAGGCCAAACATgcagagcaacagcaggcgGTTGCCAAGGTCCAACAGCAGGTCGAGAATGATCTGGAAAGTGCTGTGGAGCGCGAGAAGTGCTATTGGCGCGCTGAGCTGGACAAACGCCAGAAGCTGGCCGAAAACGAGCTCATCAAGATCGAGCTGGAGAAACAGGATGTTATGGTGCTGCTGGAGACCACCAATGACATGCTGCGCCAGCGTGACGAGAAGCTGCAGAAGTGCGAGGAGCAGCTGCGCAACGGCATCGAATACTACATCCAGCTGAGCGACactctgcagcagcagctggtgcAGCTGAAGCAGGATATGGCCAAGACCATCACGGAGAAGTACAACTATCAGCTGACACTGAACAACACTCGCTCTACGGTCAACATTCTAATGGAGCGCCTCAAGAAGTCCGATGCTGATGTGGAGCAATACAAGGCCGAGCTGGAGTCGGTGCAGCTGGCCAAGGGAGCGTTGGAGCAGAGCTATTTGACCTTGCAAGCGGATGCGGAGAAACTGCGCCAGCAACTCAACGAATCGCAGAAGGCACTTGAAGCGTTGCGCAGTTCATCGCAGACACTGCAGAGTGAG GATCGCATCGATGGGGACGCACAGTTGGCCCACTATTGCGACATGTACAGCGATCTGAAGCGCAAGGACGAAACACGTGAGCTGTACATGGCCGACATGAAGAAGGCCCTCGACGAGTTCGCCACAGTGCTGCAGTTCGCCCAGCTAGAGCTGGACAACAaggagcagctgctgttgaagGTGCGAGAAGAGTGCGAGCAACTGAAGCTCGAGAACATTGCCCTCAAGTCGAAGCAACAGCCCACAGTGGCCATGCTAACCCcgagcaaagcaaacaaaccgAATACAACAGATCTGGAGAAGATTGAGGATCTGTTGATCGACTCCGAGCTGCGTGCCGAATGCGACAAGATCACCTCGTGGCTGCTTAACTCTTCGGAGAAGTGTGTGCGCcaggacaacaacagcgagctCAACGAGATCCTCAACTGTAAATCGCCCAAGACACGCACTCCTCGCACCCCGCACAGTCCACGCACACCGCGCACTCCCAAGTCGGCGACCAGCACTCCGAAGAAATCGCTGCTCTTTGCCAGCGGAAAGGAGAACATGCCAAGTCCGCCACAGAAGCAGGTGCTCAAGACGCGGAACATGTAG
- the LOC132783996 gene encoding uncharacterized protein LOC132783996 has protein sequence MARTVVAILFFVLAITAISAIQSESSDEVLQLAYNPTYDLWFFLPSGRPGKLSAEVKDAYNQRRPGGVCFKQVDDWFYCATGEKIQ, from the exons ATGGCTCGAACGGTCGTTGCGATTCTCTTTTTCGTTCTGGCAATAACTGCCATTTCAGCAATACAAAG TGAATCTTCAGATGAAGTGCTTCAGTTGGCCTACAATCCAACCTACGATCTGTGGTTCTTTTTGCCAAGTGGCAGACCCGGTAAACTCAGTGCAGAAGTTAAAGATGCCTACAATCAAAGACGACCAGGAGGCGTGTGCTTTAAACAAGTAGATGACTGGTTCTATTGTGCAACTGGAGAAAAAATACAGTAG